The Astyanax mexicanus isolate ESR-SI-001 chromosome 21, AstMex3_surface, whole genome shotgun sequence genome contains the following window.
TGTTGTATGCATTTTGTAATGTGGATTAATtcatcactttacttaaagtctgtgagaaatgtttttattagatgttatgtgcgtttacagaacaattttcatTATAACATACAGCAGTTTGAGGAAAAGCATCGCTGTGGATCTTAATAAAGCATTTTGTGaatgaactcaacatctattaagctttatgaaacaggtctgaccaataatgttaagaacagcaactacacatatattataatgcattatatcgctttgtgatataaagATTTATCCTGTGgtgttataatgttttatgtttgaaaTTTATTTAACCaattatgtatagttagaaaggcttatgtcaagtgtttatagataaatgctataaatgcttTATAGAAACCTGATTCATAGAACATGTTACCAGTGGTTCTTCTGTGACTTTTATCACTTAAAGAACCTGAAGAATTTGAATCATGTTTATTTTTAAGGGTGTATCTACAGCTTTTACATGCTTTCTTTTATTTGTTCACACACAGGCTGGGCGTGCCTGATTACGTAGGGTTATTATAACATGTCTTACCGCTTTTGTTGGCATTAGCTTTTCTCACCCTCCTTCTGTTTTCGGGCGAGTAGAGGCACTGGAAACGTCACATGCTTTTGGTTTTGACATTTGGAGAATCGTGCTCGGTTTCTATCCTTCCTGGTGTTGTTTCTAGGGGAGTATCTAGGCTGTGAAGTTGtttggtgcagcattaaaacagaGAATAGCAATGGCATCATCTCTGGCTTCGCTGGAAAAAGACCTCACCTGTGAACTGTGCCAGGATATTTATAAAGACCCGCTGATTCTGCTCTGCAGccacagtttctgcaggaactgtcTGAAGCAGCACTGGAGGGAGCGAGGCGTCAAAGAATGTCCCGTCTGCAGGAAGAGGTCCTCCATGGAGAACCCACCAGTCAACAAAGCCCTGAAGAGCACCTGCGAGTCCTTCATCCAGGAGAGAAACCGTAATGTACTGGCCAGATCTCAGGGCGAGCTCTGCTCCGAGCACAGCGAGAAAGTCACCGTCTGGTGTCTGGATGATCATAAACTGCTGTGTTCAGTCTGTGTGACCCAACAACACCAAGAACACAAGTTCTGCTCCGTCTCCAGAGCCGCCTACGAGTACAAGGTACGATTCAAGGTCTTCCGGATGATTTGATGCGTATAAAAGTGAGAAATGCTGCTCTGTTATTTCCTgtggattaaattaaattaaaattacagtaaaatattacaaaaaatctGAACCATGGGGTGCATAAGTGGTCTAGCGGGCTTTAAGGCACTGTTTAATAAGAACCGGTCGCCAGGGGGATCTAAGTGGTCACTATGAATCGGTTGCCAGGGGATCTAAGTGGTCACTATGAATCGGTTGCCAGGGGATCTAAGTGGTCACTATGAATCGGTTGCCAGGGGATCTAAGTGGTCACTATGAATCGGTTGCCAGGGAATCTAAGTGGTCACTATGATCAGGTTGCCAGGGGGATCTAAATGGTCACTATGAATAGGTTGCCAAGGGAATCTAACTGGTCCTCATGAACCGGTTGCCATTGGGATTTAAGAGGTTTAGCAGACTGAGGTGTTTTTACTTTGAACCGGTTGCCAGGGGGATCTGAGTGGTCACTATGAACCGGTTGCCAGGGGGATATAAGTGGTCACTATGAACAGGTTGCCATAGTGATTTAAGAGGTTTAGCAGACTGAGGTGTTTTTACTTTGAACCAGTTGCCAGGGGGATCTAAGTGGTCAATATGAACCGGTTGCCAGGGGGATCTAAGTGGTCAATATTAATCGGTTTCCATGGGGATCTAAATGGCCACTATGAACCAGGGAAAGGTTTAATGTTTTTGTGTATGAAAGTGAGAAATGCTGCAGTTAATTCCTGAGGCAGCCCGTTGCCAaagggggtttgtttgagtttgtGAACTGAAATTATTGTGGTTTATAAATTAGAGAAAGATTTAATTAAAAATCTGCATTAATTAAAAAGTGCATAAGTGGTCTAGCGGGCTAAGGCACTGTTATTAAGGACCGGTTCCAGGGGGATTTAAGTGGTTACTATAAACCAGTTGCCATGGGGATGTAAGAGGTCAAGCAGACTAAGGTGTTTTTACTATGAAATGGTTGCCAAGGAGATTCTAAGTTGTCACTATGAACTATGGTCATGGTGATCTAAGTGGCTACTATAAACCTGTTGCCATAGGGATGTGAGTGTTCTAGTGGACTAAGGAGTTTTCCTTATGAACGGGTCACCAGGGGAATCAGAGAGGTCACTATGAAACGATGGTTAAGGGGATCTAAGTGGTTACTATGAAACGGTTGTCATGTGGGGGGAGGACTAGCGAAATAAGGCTTTTTTACTATGAACCGGTTGCCAGGGGCACCTGAGTGTTTTAGTGGACTAAGGAGTTTTCCTTCAGAGAGGTCACAATGAACCTGTTGCCATGGTGATTTTAAATGGTCTAGTGGACTTAGAAGTTTTCCCTAGGAACCGGTCACCAGGTGGATCTAAGTGATCACTATGATCTGGTTGTCAAGGGAATCTAAGTGTGACGAGcaaaagcttatttgcataaaagtgtcagagcccttaataGGGTCGTTCTGAAAGGTGATGAAACTGGTGAGAATTGAGCTGTGAGATCTTTATCTCAAGTTTAgtaacttgtgtaaaaacagatataagatttgttttattaaacatgtttCTTGTACAGGATCAGCTCAAAACCCCCTTGAAGTTTCTGAGGGCTAAAAGTTCGTCCTTTTCTTCAGCAAGAATGTTCTATCACACCATGGCTTCACAACTCCAGGTCAGTCTTACCCACCAGGTTTCATTCCTTTCAGCTGATCTCTTTCTGATATAAAGTCTAAAATATCAAACCAACCAGTTTCCTCCATCTCCCAGTCTCAGACCCAGCAGACAGAACAGCAGATCAGGGCGGAGTTTGAGAAACTCCACCTGTTCCtcagggaggaggagaagaacaggaTCACCGCactgaaggaggaagaggaggggaagatgaagatgatgaaggaAAAGATTACAGAGTTTGATCAAATATTGGCTGAGACTGTCGGCAGGATAAGTAGAATTGAGGATTATATACGGAGCGAGGAGCACTTCTTGCTGAAGGTAAATAATTCCTTCCTTTtctaatgtataataataataataataataataataataataataataataataataataataataataataataataatgttttttgtttaagtGAGATTGTGCATGTTTTAtataatgataatttcatttttatttttttagaatctTAAGGATGCTGAGCAAAGGTACATATTAAGCATTTTGAGCTATTGTATGAAGAATAGTTAATAATGTATTTGGTAGATTAGATTATCTAAGAAATCGAATTCTTAACCGATTACATTTACTCCATAGTTTTTGGCTTTTAAATGTTGATTCTgaatacatttaacattttatatagCTCAGATTTTCTGATAAACCAATTCTACACCCCATCATACTTTCTATGTTctccaaattattttttttaacatttatttagtaTATAAGCACTATAAGCTTAGTAAAAATTGTAAATTGATAGATTGAGGAAatcaaatcatttaaaacagcaaTCCTTTCAAAATGGACATGTAATGTGATTGCATCTATTTAAAAGATTTCCAACAgagttaaatatttaaacaacaaATATGTAAAAAACAAACCAATATGTAAAAGCTAAATAGATTTACTAGGTTCAATAGGgaacattttatatataacattgtatgtatttttttataaacatgtaaacattttatatatatatatatatatatttttttttttttttttttatgtgatgccCTGGCAAttgtgtacactggattttgtaccattccCAGTTACTGACTAGACCTGAAGagattaaatggcaaaaataaagagaaaaaaattgaATGATATAAAAATGATGATCGTTAGTGTATttatgtaaatacagctctgtaaaaaaataacataccacttaaaaatgatgagtttctatgattttaccaaagatggatgatcaaaaccatcaaaccaaactgaactgcttgaatttttgcaccaggagtaaagcagcataaagttatccaaaagcagtgtgtaagactggtggaggagaacatgatgccaagatgcataaaattaaaactatgattaaaaaacaaggttattccaccaaatattgattatttctgaactcttaaaactttattaatatgaacttgttttctttgcattatttgaggcctgaaagcttttctgcatctttttttttatttcagtcatttctcattttctgtaaataaatgctctaaatgagaatatttttattaggaatttgggagaaatgttgtctgtagtttatagaataaaacaacaatgttcattttactcaaacataaacctataaatagcaaaatcagagaaactgattcagaaactgaagtgatctcttactttttttacagagctgtatataatgtatatatatatatatatatatatatatatatatatatatataaataaatgtgtgtgtgtatggcagtGCTCAGTGTCCAGCAGTTGATCCACAGCATGATTCAGCAGTTCTGATTGACGTGGCCAAACATCTAGGAAACCTGAGATACAGAGTTTGGAAGAAAATGAAGGACATCTGTCTGTACTGTGAGTAACTCAATCATCTTCACGTCTTCTGAGGACGCCACAGCTTTTAAAGGTTAAACTGAAGCTAATGAAGCTGACTAGGGTTAAATACTGAATTTCTGAAGTTAAGGTTACGGTTTAGTGTTTAAAATTCATTTATTCCATGTTAATAACTTCCAGTTCCCGTGATTCTGGACCCTAACACCGCTAAAAGCTCTGCGGCACTGTGCGAGGATCTGAGCGGTGTTTCATTGGGAAGCCCCGTGAAAAACCTTCCGAACAATCCTGAGAGGTTTAACGTTTACAACATGGTCCTGGGCTCTGAGGGCTTCACCGCAGGATCTCACAGCTGGGAGGTGGACGTGGACCAAAGCGAGGACTGGATAATCGGCGTGGTGAAGGAGTCGATCAGGAGAAAGGAGAAGTGTACGGTAGGACCGGTAGATGGTTTCTGGACCGTGAGTCTCAGAGACGGATCGTACTCCTGGTCCGTATACGCCAGGAAGTGTCGGAGAATCCGAGTGGAAGTGAACTGTGATACAGGAACAGTAATCTTCACTAATACTGAGAACAACCAAGTGCTGCAGATCTACAAACACAGATTTACAGAGAAAATATATCCTGTTTTCTGTACGATTAGCGGATTTCCAATAAGGATTTCACCGTACGAGATCTCTGTAAAGGAGGAAAACTACAAAGCTGTGGTTTGTCCAATAACATCAGTGCTGGGGCAGATGTCTCTGAAAAGTCATAAACCATGAAattgtgtgcatatatatatagtaatatatacaggaaattgacaaatcctgcacctaacagctggggttatgcatagggctcagccaggatctactactcactcaactaacaacaatagcaaaaccaccacaatctgatactggctcgacaagaatccagaagcacagcctaacactatgttcatggtccattgcctcaactgccaagtaacagacctaccaaaaaataacctatgaacacatagaatccctccttaatcacttcctttaactatggcaacaacacacttacctaagcacaatcacacacaataaatcacattataagttgtgtgagcagaacacagcaaccactaccatctgatactggctcgacaagaatccagaagcatagcgaactatgttcatggtccgtgcctcaactgccaagtactcagacgtctacaaaaactcatgagacaaattattacaagagcaggaccacaccaatccccttcatccaaactttaacacaaacttcagtgcaagctcttctcaggggtcatcaggcaggcaccttccttcgtcagtgtttcgctgaattaggcccacgacacctccagaaggctcaacagtgaagtctggcgtcccagacccacccccctccaagcctgctgtagaagcacaaactcactcccttccccacacagcctcagcccttctgaaccacaaccactgactagatctttcagctacatcta
Protein-coding sequences here:
- the LOC111193590 gene encoding E3 ubiquitin-protein ligase TRIM35-like, which gives rise to MASSLASLEKDLTCELCQDIYKDPLILLCSHSFCRNCLKQHWRERGVKECPVCRKRSSMENPPVNKALKSTCESFIQERNRNVLARSQGELCSEHSEKVTVWCLDDHKLLCSVCVTQQHQEHKFCSVSRAAYEYKDQLKTPLKFLRAKSSSFSSARMFYHTMASQLQSQTQQTEQQIRAEFEKLHLFLREEEKNRITALKEEEEGKMKMMKEKITEFDQILAETVGRISRIEDYIRSEEHFLLKNLKDAEQSAQCPAVDPQHDSAVLIDVAKHLGNLRYRVWKKMKDICLYFPVILDPNTAKSSAALCEDLSGVSLGSPVKNLPNNPERFNVYNMVLGSEGFTAGSHSWEVDVDQSEDWIIGVVKESIRRKEKCTVGPVDGFWTVSLRDGSYSWSVYARKCRRIRVEVNCDTGTVIFTNTENNQVLQIYKHRFTEKIYPVFCTISGFPIRISPYEISVKEENYKAVFQFLSVSPYPFPVMSQFPFVSVPVNVFVPVPLFSPVQSTLPFVSPVHSLFPSPVQSNVQSPFV